One Brassica oleracea var. oleracea cultivar TO1000 chromosome C7, BOL, whole genome shotgun sequence genomic window carries:
- the LOC106303645 gene encoding golgin subfamily A member 6-like protein 2 — protein sequence MGGCTSKQERPSMRSVKKESSTEKRRGRRHMRREVDEREKVMFDKLREAEREWGKERKKLREQVKRLRKKVEEREEAKTTTTEEREYWKWVVEEMCVERAVRDEAVEKWKQLYLAIKNELDHLIIHTTSSSSGEATMQRQLEGKGEEEAVKTVEELRNEVRVKEDTIETLKEKIALMDREKYEKEREIDILRQSLRILGSKKNKKKGASFASMNLMILKTKCVECT from the exons ATGGGTGGTTGCACAAGCAAGCAAGAGAGACCAAGTATGAGAAGTGTCAAGAAGGAGTCTTCAACTGAAAAAAGAAGAGGAAGAAGACACATGAGAAGAGAGGTGGATGAGCGAGAGAAAGTGATGTTTGATAAACTTAGAGAGGCGGAGAGAGAGTGGGGGAAAGAGAGGAAGAAGCTAAGAGAGCAAGTGAAGAGGCTAAGGAAGAAAGTGGAGGAGAGAGAGGAAGCAAAGACAACAACAACAGAGGAGAGAGAATACTGGAAATGGGTTGTTGAGGAGATGTGTGTGGAGAGAGCAGTGAGAGATGAAGCCGTTGAGAAATGGAAACAACTCTATTTAGCTATCAAGAATGAGCTTGATCATCTCATCATCCACACAACTTCTTCCTCTTCTG GAGAGGCAACAATGCAAAGGCAACTTGAGGGCAAAGGTGAAGAAGAAGCAGTTAAGACAGTGGAGGAACTGAGAAATGAAGTTAGAGTTAAAGAAGATACAATTGAGACATTAAAAGAGAAAATAGCTTTGATGGATAGAGAAAAGTATGAGAAGGAAAGAGAGATTGATATACTTAGACAGAGTCTGAGGATTCTTGGAAGCAAGAAGAATAAGAAGAAAGGAGCATCGTTTGCATCAATGAATCTGATGATTTTGAAGACCAAATGTGTGGAATGTACATAA
- the LOC106302618 gene encoding uncharacterized protein LOC106302618 yields MRLCDEEVTEKELLDKTFSTFHSTNVLLQQQYRERGFATYIDLISCLLLAKANNELLMKNSEMRPPGLAPLPEAHKAEHEKKDPKETNHVYNERRTHGRGRGGYKGRGGRENYTYGRDNYTYGHGYGNHNNRGRGSNYGRGRANFSRGRGGISRPFYSTKSVCHRCGVSNHWAKNCRTPKHVCELYQESLKNKNPEAHMVHDNGYDVDDDFDHEKDDPMDYETSDCLKD; encoded by the coding sequence ATGAGACTTTGTGATGAAGAAGTAACCGAGAAAGAGTTACTTGATAAGACCTTCTCTACATTTCATTCAACAAATGTGTTGCTGCAGCAGCAGTATAGAGAGAGAGGATTCGCCACATATATTGATCTGATCTCGTGCCTACTTCTGGCCAAGGCTAATAATGAACTCCTGATGAAGAACAGTGAGATGAGACCTCCAGGTTTAGCACCATTACCAGAAGCTCACAAAGCTGAACATGAAAAGAAAGATCCCAAAGAAACCAACCACGTCTATAATGAGAGAAGAACACACGGCAGAGGCCGTGGTGGGTATAAGGGACGTGGTGGCCGTGAGAATTACACATATGGCCGTGACAATTATACTTATGGCCATGGATATGGAAACCACAATAACCGTGGTCGTGGTTCCAACTATGGCCGTGGAAGAGCCAATTTTAGCCGCGGTCGAGGCGGTATATCCAGGCCGTTTTACTCGACCAAATCCGTTTGTCACAGGTGTGGGGTGAGTAACCATTGGGCCAAGAACTGTAGAACCCCTAAACATGTATGTGAACTCTATCAAGAGAGTCTTAAGAACAAGAACCCAGAAGCTCATATGGTTCACGACAATGGGTATGATGTTGATGATGATTTCGACCATGAAAAGGATGATCCAATGGATTATGAGACATCAGATTGTCTTAAAGACTAA
- the LOC106306808 gene encoding dihydroxy-acid dehydratase, chloroplastic — protein sequence MHATILSPRATLFPPHNVRSSNTLDSRRRRRPTFSCAAQPVTADPSPPLTDSSNKLNKYSSRITEPKSQGGSQAILHGVGLSDDDLLKPQIGISSVWYEGNTCNMHLLRLSEAVKEGVEKAGMVGFRFNTIGVSDAISMGTRGMCFSLQSRDLIADSIETVMSAQWYDGNISIPGCDKNMPGTIMAMGRLNRPGIMVYGGTIKPGHFQEKTYDIVSAFQSYGEFVGGSISDEQRKTVLHNACPGAGACGGMYTANTMASAIEAMGMSLPYSSSIPAEDPLKLDECQLAGKYLVELLKMDLKPRDIITPKSLRNAMVTVMALGGSTNAVLHLIAIARSVGLELTLDDFQKVSDAVPFLADLKPSGKYVMEDIHKIGGTPAVLRYLLEAGFMDGDCITVTGQTLAQNLENVPRLPENQVIIRPVSNPIKETGHIQILRGDLAPEGSVAKITGKEGLYFSGPALVFEGEESMLAAISADPMSFKGTVVVIRGEGPKGGPGMPEMLTPTSAIMGAGLGKECALLTDGRFSGGSHGFVVGHICPEAQEGGPIGLVENGDIITIDIGKKRIDTQVSAEEMNARRKKWTAPAYKVNRGVLYKYIKNVQSASAGCVTDE from the exons ATGCACGCCACCATCCTCTCCCCACGCGCCACTCTCTTCCCTCCACACAATGTCCGCTCCTCCAACACCCTCGACTCTCGCCGCCGCCGCCGACCAACCTTCTCCTGCGCCGCCCAACCCGTAACGGCCGACCCCTCCCCTCCTCTCACGGACTCCTCCAACAAGCTCAACAAGTACAGCTCAAGAATCACCGAGCCCAAGTCCCAAGGCGGCTCACAAGCCATCCTCCACGGCGTGGGCTTATCCGACGACGATTTGCTGAAACCCCAGATCGGGATTTCCTCCGTGTGGTACGAAGGCAACACCTGCAATATGCATCTGCTCCGGCTGTCCGAGGCGGTGAAGGAGGGAGTGGAGAAAGCTGGGATGGTTGGGTTTAGGTTCAACACGATTGGTGTGAGTGATGCTATCTCTATGGGAACCAGAGGGATGTGTTTCAGTTTGCAGTCTAGAGATTTGATTGCTGATAGTATTGAGACTGTTATGAGCGCTCAGTGGTATGATGGCAACATCTCTATTCCTGGTTGTGATAAAAAT ATGCCTGGAACTATTATGGCCATGGGAAGGCTTAACAGACCTGGGATTATGGTTTATGGTGGAACCATCAAG CCAGGACATTTTCAAGAGAAGACATATGACATAGTATCTGCTTTCCAG AGTTATGGAGAATTTGTTGGTGGGTCCATAAGTGATGAACAGAGGAAGACTGTCCTCCATAACGCGTGTCCTGGAGCTGGAGCCTGTGGTGGCATGTACACTGCTAATACAATGGCTTCTGCAATCGAAGCCATGGGAATGTCCCTTCCTTACAG CTCTTCAATACCCGCTGAAGACCCGTTAAAGCTGGACGAGTGCCAGTTAGCCGGAAAATATCTTGTAGAATTGCTAAAGATGGACTTGAAACCCCGTGACATTATCACTCCTAAATCACTTCGTAATGCGATGGTCACAGTCATGGCTCTTGGGGGATCAACCAACGCTGTATTGCATTTAATTGCTATTGCCAG GTCTGTGGGTTTGGAGTTGACCCTTGACGATTTCCAGAAGGTCAGCGACGCGGTTCCATTTCTAGCAGACCTTAAACCAAGTGGGAAGTATGTTATGGAAGATATACATAAG ATTGGTGGAACACCAGCTGTTCTTCGTTATCTATTAGAAGCTGGATTTATGGATGGGGATTGTATCACTG TCACAGGGCAGACTTTGGCTCAGAATTTGGAAAACGTCCCTCGCTTACCAGAAAACCAG GTTATAATTAGACCTGTGTCAAACCCAATCAAGGAGACTGGACACATTCAAATCTTGAGAGGAGACCTTGCACCAGAGGGTTCTGTAGCAAAGATAACCGGCAAAGAAGGGTTATATTTCTCTG GTCCTGCACTTGTATTTGAAGGAGAGGAATCTATGTTGGCTGCTATATCAGCAGACCCGATGAGTTTTAAA GGAACAGTGGTTGTTATCAGAGGAGAGGGTCCTAAAGGAGGTCCAGGCATGCCTGAGATGTTGACACCAACAAGTGCTATAATGGGTGCCGGTCTTGGAAAG GAATGTGCATTGCTGACTGATGGTAGGTTCTCGGGTGGGTCACACGGTTTCGTTGTTGGCCACATTTGTCCTGAGGCTCAG GAAGGTGGTCCAATTGGTCTGGTAGAGAATGGAGACATAATCACAATCGACATAGGAAAGAAGAGAATAGACACACAAGTCTCGGCCGAAGAGATGAATGCGCGAAGAAAGAAATGGACTGCTCCTGCTTACAAGGTTAACCGCGGAGTTCTATACAAG TACATCAAGAATGTGCAATCGGCTTCAGCTGGATGCGTGACTGATGAGTAG